One Fusarium musae strain F31 chromosome 6, whole genome shotgun sequence DNA segment encodes these proteins:
- a CDS encoding hypothetical protein (EggNog:ENOG41~BUSCO:EOG09264U78) — MPSILNDDDKDTVKRFIPKQSNKIQAVAVARLYVAYPNRSKWTYTGLQGAVALVNDLVGNTYWIKMVDISPSNRGVIWDQEIFDTWNYNQDRTFFHTFELEECLAGLSFVDEKEAKQFKKKMDEREKNASRATKATPFGGGAQPAHKHGLLGGLFGHRHSTHISSQHTAPTPPESPRMPHNSIQHHVINSTPNLNGSRPSEFALLDAFDPLWREHFGADLQDKGLTDDFIKENQEFIVDFLREEQQKANQPHSTPPPPPAAKAPSPTPTANGNEGRGSRAPPPPPPPGGRPQSDGPPAPPAPRKGGPPPPPAPRRSGKAESPAKDAAPERAPSPPRPKFGVPPPLADAGKFARQDPPRAVPATPTPGPPPPPRPAKTPIETQKNESHRFGVPPPFPGSRVPPPTPSRGPVPPPPPPRPADNHPVPAALPPPLPPKVPASSAPPLPPPSSRPVPPPPAANNHPPAPPPLPATSAPPPPPLPPTSTNGAPPPPPPPPPPPGGLGAPPPPPPPMPPGTGAPPPPPLPPVAAGGDPGRSAMLEGIQRAGGINSLKKVDRSQIRDRSGVQVGSVGDSGGANAAPAAPGAPGGGGGMADALAAALQKRKEKVSKSDDESDNDDW, encoded by the exons ATGCCATCTATTCTTAACGACGATGATAAGGATACCGTAAAGCGGTTCATCCCCAAGCAGTCCAACAAGATTCAGGCCGTCGCTGTGGCCAGGCTCTACGTAGCATATCCCAATCGCTCAAAATGGACATACACCGGACTACAGGGAGCCGTTGCGCTCGTCAACGATCTGGTCGGAAATACATACTGGATCAAGATGGTGGATATTTCG CCTTCCAATCGAGGAGTTATTTGGGACCAGGAGATTTTCGATACTTGGAACTATAACCAAGACCGAACCTTTTTCCATACCTTCGAACTCGAAGAATGCCTGGCTGGTCTGAGCTTCGTCGACGAAAAGGAGGCCAAAcagttcaagaagaagatggatgagCGAGAGAAGAATGCAAGCCGAGCTACAAAGGCGACACCCTTCGGTGGAGGTGCCCAGCCAGCCCATAAGCATGGTCTGTTGGGAGGGCTATTCGGACATCGCCATTCGACTCATATAAGCTCTCAGCACACAGCCCCGACCCCTCCGGAGTCTCCCCGGATGCCACATAACTCCATTCAGCATCATGTTATCAACTCGACGCCCAATCTCAATGGCTCAAGACCTTCTGAATTTGCACTCTTAGATGCGTTCGATCCTCTGTGGCGCGAGCACTTTGGCGCAGATCTTCAAGACAAGGGTTTGACGGACGACTTCATCAAAGAAAACCAAGAGTTTATTGTCGACTTCCtgagagaagaacaacagAAGGCCAATCAGCCTCATTCGAcaccgccaccacctccagcaGCGAAAGCACCctcgccaacgccaactgCGAACGGCAATGAAGGAAGAGGCTCTCGAGCGCCTCCGCCGCCACCGCCGCCCGGTGGTCGACCGCAGTCAGACGGTCCTCCAGCGCCCCCGGCTCCGAGAAAAGGTGGCCCCCCACCTCCTCCAGCCCCGAGACGGTCGGGCAAAGCCGAATCTCCGGCGAAGGATGCTGCGCCTGAACGAGCGCCGTCGCCTCCTCGACCCAAGTTTGGTGTCCCTCCACCATTGGCCGACGCTGGCAAATTCGCACGTCAAGATCCTCCAAGGGCTGTTCCAGCTACGCCCACTCCTGgaccccctcctcctcctcgaccgGCCAAGACTCCTATAGAAACACAGAAGAATGAGAGTCACAGATTCGGAGTTCCTCCTCCCTTTCCTGGTTCAAGGGTACCCCCACCAACACCTAGCCGTGGGcctgttcctcctcctcctccccctcgACCGGCCGATAACCACCCTGTGCCTgcagctcttcctcctcctctgcctccCAAAGTAccggcttcttcagctccaCCACTGCCGCCTCCAAGCTCCCGGcctgttcctcctcctccagcagcCAACAATCACCCTCCTGCTCCACCTCCCTTACCGGCGACAAGtgctcctccacctcctccactaccaccaacatcaacaaatggtgcacctcctccgcctcctccgccCCCTCCACCTCCAGGAGGCCTTGGTGCaccgccgcctcctccgcctcccatGCCGCCTGGAACTGGTgcacctcctccacctcctctccctcctgtTGCTGCAGGGGGGGATCCTGGCCGATCAGCCATGCTGGAAGGCATTCAACGTGCTGGCGGAATCAACTctctcaagaaggttgatcGCTCACAGATTCGCGACCGAAGTGGTGTTCAAGTTGGCAGTGTCGGCGATTCTGGCGGTGCGAATGCCGCACCTGCAGCACCTGGTGCGCCTGGCGGTGGCGGCGGCATGGCCGATGCGTTGGCTGCTGCTCTccagaagagaaaagaaaaggtctCCAAGAGTG ATGACGAGAGTGACAACGATGACTGGTAA
- the EIF1AY gene encoding Eukaryotic translation initiation factor 1A, Y-chromosomal (BUSCO:EOG092652Y6): protein MPKNKGKGGKNRRRGTKENDDQRRELTFKEDGQEYAQVVKMLGNGRLEALCFDGSKRLANIRGKMRKKVWINQGDIILLSLRDFQDNKGDVILKYTADEARTLKSYGELPENAKINETDSFGQGEDGEAYFEFGDADSDDDSDDGAAGNKKEVDIDDI, encoded by the exons ATGCCTAAGAACAAGGGAAAG GGTGGAAAGAACCGCAGACGTGGTACCAAGGAGAACGATGACCAGCGCCGAGAGCTCACCTTCAAGGAGGATGGCCAAGAGTATGCTCAGGTCGTGAAGATGCTTGGTAACGGTCGTCTCGAGGCTCTGTGCTTCGATGGAAGCAAGCGTCTCGCCAAC ATTCGCGGCAAAATGCGAAAGAAGGTCTGGATTAACCAGGGTGATATTATCCTCCTCTCTCTCCGTGACTTCCAGGACAACAAGGGCGACGTCATTCTCAAGTACACCGCCGACGAAGCCCGTACCCTCAAGTCTTATGGCGAGCTCCCTGAGAacgccaagatcaacgaaACCGACTCTTTCGGCCAGGGAGAGGATGGCGAGGCCTACTTCGAGTTCGGCGACGCTGATTCAGACGATGACTCTGACGATGGCGCCGCTGGCAACAAGAAGGAGGTCGACATTGACGACATTTAA